The following proteins are co-located in the Podarcis raffonei isolate rPodRaf1 chromosome 5, rPodRaf1.pri, whole genome shotgun sequence genome:
- the ZDHHC19 gene encoding palmitoyltransferase ZDHHC19, which produces MGFAQDGCQSLTSSIFASFHFSTLMGLSCLFFTFPCSWLALHVSWAFPAICGLLFIPTIIYFLLTSFTDTGILHKGIEEELVNQAFTMKDLNQHWCNKCQLYCLQHTFHCSWCNTCVEEFDHHCMWVNNCIGYHNLRFFIFFVAFLSGYDLAVLASCLVYLAFNSQQAFSVEKICTVLVTIPTAFYMVPLLLLVCTQIRYILTAHHSCKFQALSFKQPLALNWQDSGWCKRHRTKYRVRSSGVMALGAAEAAELCHVPWVSSMGSAIPGSCPHSCSQDLSRQQKVLKAWRHFLSAMGSLLHREGPRLGGASAEKTEKQVGKKKSSWQMNSQERMVEIPIPDMLDSVELLDPDQDLHWKCQIHGSRRPASSPTATLLSVSDI; this is translated from the exons ATGGGGTTTGCCCAAGATGGATGCCAATCTCTCACTTCCAGCATCTTTGCTTCTTTCCACTTCAGCACTTTGATGGGTCTCAGCTGCCTCTTCTTTACTTTCCC GTGCAGCTGGCTGGCCCTCCATGTGTCCTGGGCCTTCCCCGCCATCTGCGGCCTCCTCTTCATCCCAACCATTATCTACTTCCTCCTCACCAGTTTCACAGACACTGGAATCCTCCACAAAG GCATTGAAGAAGAGCTGGTGAACCAGGCCTTCACCATGAAAGACCTCAACCAGCACTGGTGCAACAAATGCCAGCTCTACTGCCTGCAGCACACCTTCCACTGCTCCTGGTGCAACACCTGTGTGGAG GAATTCGACCACCACTGCATGTGGGTCAACAACTGCATTGGCTACCACAACCTTcgcttcttcatcttctttgtgGCCTTCCTGAGCGGCTACGACCTGGCGGTGCTGGCTTCCTGCCTGGTCTACCTGGCATTCAACTCCCAGCAGGCTTTCAGCGTGGAAAAGATCTGCAC AGTGCTGGTGACCATCCCCACCGCATTCTACATGGTGCCTCTGCTCCTCCTGGTTTGCACCCAGATCAGATACATCTTAACTGCTCATCACAGCTGCAAATTCCAG GCTCTGTCCTTCAAGCAACCTTTGGCCTTGAACTGGCAGGACTCGGGGTGGTGCAAGAGGCACAGAACCAA GTACAGAGTGAGGTCCTCCGGAGTGATGGCCCTGGGGGCCGCCGAGGCCGCTGAGCTCTGCCACGTCCCCTGGGTCTCCAGCATGGGTTCGGCCATCCCCGGCTCCTGCCCTCACAGCTGCTCCCAAGACCTGTCCCGCCAGCAGAAGGTGCTCAAGGCTTGGCGCCACTTCCTGTCCGCCATGGGGAGCCTTCTGCACCGAGAGGGTCCCAGGCTGGGAGGAGCATCGGCGGAAAAGACAGAGAAGCAG GTTGGCAAGAAGAAATCTAGCTGGCAAATGAACAGCCAAGAGAGGATGGTGGAGATCCCAA TTCCCGACATGCTGGATTCTGTGGAGCTTCTGGATCCGGATCAAGACCTGCACTGGAAATGCCAGATCCACGGGAGCCGGCGACCTGCTTCCTCTCCCACGGCCACCCTCCTCTCCGTGTCCGATATCTGA